The region AGAAGAAATAagcaaagaaatgaataaaaatgtaataaataagaGAAACAAGACATAGTCTAAGTAGTTACATTTGTGAATGACATTTACTGAACAATAAAACAACCCAGACACAAagtaatacaaatatatataaaatgtgcataAGTTGTGATAcaattggtaaaaaaaaaatactgcaaagATTTAATAATTGCAGGATTGTTTTAAAATTCCTTCTTAATTGTCTTATACCAAGATCAGAAGTAACAAACACCTTAACAGACCACAGAAAATCAATAGTGATAAAAGCAAAAGTAGATGAAAGTTATTTGTCATGATGAAAATCTACTAAAAATATCAAGGATGGTTTCCAGGGTTTCATTCCAGTCCAGCAGGAGTCACACCTGATATAACACTGACTACAGATGTAGAAGCAGGTGTGTTTCATCTGGTTGGAACAAAACCCTGCTGATCCTCCAGGTCATGGGTGCACCATACTTGAAGAAAGATAATACCAGTATGACCTCAGAGGGAttcaaagagaaaacacaatgGCCAagttacaatttaaaaaaaggcttTAGAATTGTAGGAAAAAGCCCTTATGGACAGATGTGCAAGATTCACATGCTGAAGTACTAAAgcatgaaggggaaaaaaaagttgtttatgAGCCAAGACAACAAACTGCATAATGAGCCGGCTGAAATAGTTCAGATGCCTCAAAGTTCACTAGACAATAAATGGGAAACAACTTGTAAATTATCTGTTTCTTCCAGTCAAACAGTGCCAAATTTTTGTCAAGTGAATCACTCATCTGCCTCCACTAAGCATGCATTTCATCCACAGAAGACTGAAGTTGAACAGAGCAAAAATATCTCTTTCATACAGCCATTACAGTTGTTATTTCCATAAGAGGGATGCCTCTACAACTACAACCCTCAAAGACCTGAAGGTTTTTATTGTGGACAAATGACCAGAGATGTTCACCACCATGTGAACATTAGAACACTAGGCAGGCTTCCTACCAGTGAAGGTATGttaaaaacccaaacattaaaAGCTTgtgttgaaaatatattttaatgattaatgaactcaattttatcatttttattcttcatGCTCATCATGGAGTtaggggggggggaaaaaaaaaaaaaaaaaaaaaaaaaaaaaaagtatttccaGTCCTCCATACAGCAAAACACTTCCGTTGCCCAAGAACTTATATTTATTACCTATAATACCACCCAGACATTCACATATAATTAAGATTTGACATACAATGACATTTTCAGGTCCCAAAAGTAGATTAGTCTTTAAATCTAAAAACCGTCAACATGTAGTCTGTTTTTACAtgctttaaaaattatatagCCAATCAAGTGATTGCATACTAAATTATACAGCccatataaaatatgaatatagtATGTCAAACTGAATTAGCACTGACTttcctgtttaaaaacaattatcCCCACACAGCTATTACACAGCAATAAAACACAGAACGATGCTCGACTTAGTCATGTTCAGCAGATGTGGCCGGCGCCTTGGGTGTAGGGACATAGTCCATGCTGTATTCCGTCTCAGATACGGCTCTTTTaatagtgtgtctgtgggccGTCTGTCCTTGGCACAGTGATGGGCAGGCCTGGCTGCTGGTTGTGCCCACCACCTCTCTGTAGGCCTCCAGCGTGTGAGCTGAGAACTGTGTGTTCAGCACCTGCTGCAAGCCTTCCGCTGTTTGCTGCAGAGCCTTCAGAGACTGCATGCAAGAAAgcaatcatttttaaaacatttaaaatagaaaCGATAAGAAGTAATTTTATTATCTATGAAACAAAAGGCATTACTTAAGTTGGACCTTTCTAACTGACCAGTTACTTAACTATCTTGTGTTAATATTTCTAAGGGAAGTTTAGCTTCTGTGCTAGTTTATATGAAATAAACACGCTGGAGGACAGGCAACTCGATCAGAATATACTACACAGTCTGGCCTGGGGTCAAAGACATCTGACCAGCACTTGAGAAGGAAGACATATATAGTTATGACTGAcaattaaaaagagagagagatgtatgaTGATTGACAAGTAAAATATGAAGACGCACATTCTGCCTTGCCTTTCATGTGCTTAAATATCAGTGCACCATCAGGTTGGCTGTTATACAAATGCATGGAGCAAGAAAGGTATCCAGTTGACAGAATACAATCACTAAACAACAATGACCCAAACCTTCATAACTGTAGATGCTTGCTTGAACAGCTTGGGGGCAGTCACAGACACATTGTTCATGATGGCATCTGCAAAGAAACAGATTCTCAGTATGAAACCACTACAGTAGAAATATGACTGTTTTTATCAAAACTATAAAAAATGTTCACTTTCAACATTTTCAGCTACAGAAATGAACCAATAACTTCATAAGCAAAGTGTGCTTCTTAATATTCACCTTGAACAGCATCTCTCTTTACTTCTTGTGGTTTCATTCCATTTTGAAACAAATCctaaaacaaatacaagttaTATTATTAGTTTTGATTATATTTATATCAATATATCCATTTCCCAAACCATTTAAGGATATGCAGCTAGAATCATCCCAAGTTCATCTGAAAGCTTAAGGCCATCTAGTGGCAGAGCAGACCAAGTACACCAACACCACTTTCATGAGAGCATATAAAAACACGTTTTGTTAGGTTTGTCTTCCTTTTCATTTGGTTTATGTCAAGTAGATAACTTACCATGAGTTTTCTCTCGGCTTTCAAACATCGCACGACATATGGAAGTATTTTCTTTGGATAAATGCTGCGTTTCCAAGTGGTCTGTATTATCTTCTCATCCAGCAGGTCATCCAACGCGCTCAACTCGCAATCTAGAGAATCAGATTACCTCGTAAATGCGGAACACCTGCTGAAGTTACTAAGCGCGATGATCTCAATTTTGATCTCCCGCTGTCACAGTAAATAATTCTGTGCGTTAGTTAGTAAGCTAGCTACAGGTTAGGAAATGCTCTGGGCTTGTTGTAACCCTGTGGTTAGCGATCGGGGTCTAAACTACTAAGCTTTTTGACAACCAATTAgcgctagggttagggtttagctAGCGCGAGCTGTTACCTtcgccatcctcctctggtgcCTCTTCCCATGAAAAACCATCAACGACAATGTTTTCTTGCACTGCAAGCTGAAAATTCTGAAAACGTAACAAAACCCGGTTAAAGAAGAAGACATATAACGTCTAAGaaaatgatgacaaaataaTCCATTACGCTTCTGCAAAGACAGGGGTTGCGTTACTCTGCCCTACAGCGTCTCATCAGCTAACACCCACTCACCGTCAGCACTTCTCCCAACAGCTTGTTCTTGTCCTCATCGCGCAGCTGAGACTGACCATCAAGCAGATTTTTAAACAAGTGTTTATATTTTGCAAGTTGATAAACAACGACTCTCTTTGActttacatttactttgaaacctTCGTCTTTATTCGCTTGTAATGCTGTGATTCTGTCAAAGTCCTCCATTTTTACCGCCAAattttcaaaataatgaaaactaGTCAACCGGAAGTAAAAGTAATGTGCTCCATCAAAATAAAGTCTGACGTTACACTTCCGTATACCACGTTCCGCGCTGCCTTTCCAATCTACGACTGAATTTGTCTTGATAATGATTTAATTTGTCGTTTGACTAAATGGATGGGAATCTTGTTGACTGCCACATATCAGCAGATGATTTCGCCAAGGTACTGAGGAGTATTCAGTTCGTGACTATGAAATTTAAAGTGAGCTTTTTAAAGAGCAAAAATCGATAATCATTTGTATCAGCTGTGGTCTCCTGAATTAGGATAATGGTAGACACATAACCGTAACATTACCACTGCCCTTCCGTACTACTTAgctataatttacatttaaaataccataaatttgatatatatatatatatatatatatatatatatagagagagagagagagagagagagagagagagagagagagagagagaggtcttgTATTAGTTCTTTCTAATGTTAATGGAGCACAACTACTTTAACATACATACTCTTAGTGTATTCTTACAGATCACAGGTCTAGGGGTGATGTATCAAAGGTTTGGTGACTGATTCCAACTTTGCAGCCAAAGTTCTAGTACAAGCTAGACATTTGTACTATTGCATGTTGTTGCCTAGTTtgctttaatataatatttgtataattGGACTTTCGTAGACAATCTTATATGTGACCAAAGGGTTCAGTCTAAGAACTTAATTTCTTAATTCCATTTTGTTTGTAGGATCTAAATGATGTTATTGAAAGAACCAAACAGGTAAGTTCTTTATAATGGCTAGTACAGCAGAATTAAGATAACAGACACTCACAAACATTGGCAGTCTTCACTGATCATCAACTCTTGCCATCCTAAGGCCAAAATTAAGGCTCTTATTGCAGTTACTGAAAGCCAGTGAGTTTGGAAGAGTCATTCAGTTGTCAAAGATGTAAGTATTTACAGTAATTACTAAATGCTATTGCAAATTTGTATTCAGTACAAGCTGTAAATTACCAGTTGGATTTCCTTGTTAAGAATTACATAATACATCACAGGGGTTGAGCTCTCAAGTTTTACTGacagtgaaaacacatttttatttttataacttTTTCTTTTGGATACTTTCATGTTAGCTTCCCAGGTCTTGTGTTTCCATGTTTTGGAGTTCACCCACTTCAAGGTTTTGAAAAAGCTCCCCACAGTGTGAGGATTCAGGTAAAGAAAAACACTGTTCTCCTGCATGTGGTGGTGTACATAGTGTACCTCTGATACAGCTTTGCTTGTTTTCATAGGACTTGGAGACAGCCCTTCCTTTATTCCAGATGTATAGAGATGACATTGCTGCTGTGGGTGAGGTAGTGTACTGTTTCTTTGAAATAATCTTAAACATGATCAGTTTCCTTGTAAAATATAGTTCAAgccattttcaaatatttgtgtaatatttgaGAATACATCTGTAACAGTTTAGTATAGTTGTACATGTTTTTTATAGATTTATGGGTAGGTGGTGTTGTTAATGAGCACATTGACAGTTTGAGAGAACAAAGATATgctatttatatgtgtatttgaGGTAGGGATTTAGCATTTAAATAACCTGAATAATCATTCCAGACCGTAGCAATGTCAAAGTTATACAAATGTGTAACATATTAATGCTGTATCCTTCTAACAGGCTTAAAAAGCAGTAGCAATAAATATCAGCTAAAACCTGAGGGGAATCTCAACAAAAAAGGGCAAATTGGCCTTGTACGCATCCTTGGCAACTGTTAGGTCACATAAAATGTGCAACATTGTATGTAATTCCTATTCATAAAGTTAGATGTGCAAATGGTCAAATACACCATCAGTCTACATTTATGATTGAGGAAACGTGTTACCGTGGCATTATTTGCTGTTAATAtcacaaatgtacacaattgccatataaataaatgctgGCTTGCAATTGGGATTTTGTTTTCCAACATGGAAGGGGTGAATTCAGGCCAGAGTTCCAAGATTTATAAGTGTTCCCACTTTCACCTTTATTGTGAAGAgtgcccgagtgctgcagggcacagagcaggacacacacactccctcgacttttgacaaacatttattaacatataaaggggagcattccgtgacctTTATGGTGATGACCAGTAGCCACTGAAACTGAACAGAGCTCTatcctttcactctctcacactgaaaTATCTTATCACAAAAGAAGATACCACGTTTTGTTCAAAGCCATTACACATACAACAGGTGGAATGAGACCTCATCAAATCAAACTGAAAAAACATGcagattattaaaaatactaCAGCCTACAAGTATCTAAGATCCAAACTCTGAacttttgtctttctttaagTTTTACTGAGACCTGTTTTAATTACTCATATAATTTAAAGGTTTGTTTGATTATATAGAAGAACAATTACTGTAGGGGGAGTTAACTGAGGGGAAAGACAGGGTCAGTTCTTGTAGGGTGCTGGTGTGTATAGATGAAAAATCATCTGAATTTGCAAGCATACATAATGAACAATGCTGTAAAAATGTGGCTGATTAATTGAAAATTTAAGGTGCTTTCTGAAAATGATTGCAAAGTTGCAATAAAACTCAAGTAAAATTATAAAATCTGTTTCTGCATGTCAAAACGATGTTATAAAGTTATTGTTGTAATATGgccatataaataaagattaagTTTGTGTAAATCTGTACTGTAATCCCATTGTTAAATACACAGTATGAGGAAACATGCACAGTTATAACAGACAATGATTAACAGAGTGGAGATGATCTGTAATCTCCAGCAGAGCAGTAAAATGGGTGATATGAAAATGCTTATTTTACCCTGATCTCATCTTTATTGGGGTGGTGGtaatacatttttcttataTAACACATTTCTCAAACCCAAAGTATCTTtaccaaaaaaccccaataaaATGTCAAGTACAAAGATGGATAAAAACACTATTGTTTGTAATAATACTATTGGTAATAGTAACTACATACATGAGATTTATAAAGttcaaaaaacataaaagattAGAAAAAACTGTTTAAATGTCTGGCTGCAGATTGGATTTAACTTTACTCCGTGGTGTGTGTCCACTATTCAGGAATGTGAGGAGCAGTTACTGGTCTTTGTAAAGCAATTAGAACTATCAAGCGAGCTGGACCTACCTGTGTGAGGGCACTGGGTTTCCATCTTTATTTAAGTTTCAgtttcaaaaaacaaactgagGACTTGAAACCAGAGTAGTGTAAGTGACATttgggcagggggggggggggggggggggcagttttATACATCAAATTAAAGTTTTTGAGGTTAACAGTGAACTTGTGTTCAGAACCTGAGATTAACAGTGAGCCTGTGGTCAGAGTCAGATTAACAGTGAGCCTGTGGTCAGAGTCAGATTAACAGTGAGCCTGTGGTCAGAGACTGAGATTAACAGGGTTAAGAGTGGTTTATGAACTGTGCCTGCAAACACAGAGCTACAGTCTATAATAAAAAATTCTATAATTAATAAATTCTAATAATAACTTAATAAAATAAGAAGTGAGTATAGGAACAAGGTTTATTTACAGGGTTGAACAAGGTATCCGGTGAATGTAGGTATATGTGTTCAAGTTAAACGTGATTGCTTCATTGTTCACTGTGTGTTCTTTGAACACAGACTCATTAAACTATATCACTATGTTGTCACATAATAAAGTGATCCTGTCTTATCGAAACAGGAATGTGTATTCTCGCTCTGCTGCCAAGGTCACCATAACCACGATGAAAGGGCAAGGTACGTATGAGCAGCCAAAGCCTGTGGCGTGTTCATTTGGACAAAACTGGAATTCAGCGTTCGGTCTTCTCATTCACCTCACATTTTTCATAAACATGAATTAGACACGcattgttatatactttgctgGGAGACCATCCGTGGCTGAGGATGGCCTTCAGGCTGAAtattatttctcatttcttccAGCAGTTGGCACAAGCCATCAGGTTAGAAGTGGATTTTGGCTTTgtacataaatgtataaaaaacaTGTACAATGTCACGATTCACCCTTCTGATGTACAGTGCTGTTTCCCAGGCAGATAGTTGACCAAAGTCTGTGTCAAAGCAAATTAAATCATGCCGACATCACTCTGTAGATTTTTGATAACTCTGTGAGAGATCTGAGTACCTGAAGTGTTCTACAgatgataaataaaatgatatatgtgtatgtgcataaaCCAATTTTCAGATGACCTGCTGAAGAccaaaaccctaaccctaatcctaaccttaaaccctaacactaatcctaacaaTAACCTTGCTGAAGCCTCTTAGTCACACATCTGTCCCTACTGAATCTGTTGACTTAATGGTGAGTCATGAGTTAGTAAGCACAGCACACTGGTTTTATTGCAGAGAGCTAAACTCATCAAACAGATTCCATTGGAATGGATCTGCCTGGAGACAGACTCACCTGCCCTGGGGCCTGTAAAACATGTAAGtcattattaatgtatttaaagtcAATGCATTGCCAACGAGTCCTGCATTTTCTGGTTTGTGTCTACTCTTCATGTCGCTAAGTGAGGAATGAGCCCCAAAACCTCATCCTCTTGTGTGAATACATTGCAAAGGTCAAGGGAATATCTGCAGAGATTGTTGCTGAAGTCACCACaaaaatttatttgtgtttgttcccAAAATTAAAGATTAAGTAAATCATGTGTTCaggttgtgttgttttgttttccactaCTGCCAATCATGTGCTTCCCAGGACACAAAACCGAGAATAAggaattggaaaaaaaaaaagatatgaaatGAGTCCAAGTATTCCTCCACATTCTCCATTTGTTATATGATACGTTTTGTATTTATTGATACTATCATACTTTCTGGAGGGATTGAGCTCAAGTACAGATGTTCACACAAGATGGGATTTATCTgtaagaaaataagacataaacCAAAGGGTTAATGTTGATAAGAtgcttaaacattttattaaatatttggtTGATCCTACTGTCTGGCTCTacaccctaatccctaaccctaacccctaaccctgaccACGTCTCCCTCCGCATGTTCAGATCATGCAGTTTCTTTTCCTCGGACATGATTTCCTGTTACAGCAGATCACTAATATTAGCCATGGGATGCTCTTAGTGACTCAGCTGGTTATTCTGTTTCCTTGACAGCAGTGAATTGAGATTTGGCGTCCTTAGCAACGGTATAACAAAATCTGAAACTggttattatataatttaactTAGAGGAATTGTTGTTTCATGAAGGAAGGAAAGGAACCAACAACaaaagcgtttttttttttttaatctataatattaaaacattttatcaacAGTTGTGGGCAAAGATACCTTACTGCAAATAGTCCACGTAGATAAAATACTACTTGCTGTGCTGGTTAAACTAAGATTATGGATTAGTGTCAGATAAATCTAATGGCTTTATATGCTGCTGACTTCAGGACccttcaactttttttttaaagattttttttaattttttttttaattagtgtgCCATAGGCCAATATTCTGAACATGGGTAGACAAGACAATATTGTGTATTTTCTTCACATGACCTATTTATCAACGTAATTGACAAGTAATTGATCTAAAACAGTtgtgagaggtttt is a window of Electrophorus electricus isolate fEleEle1 chromosome 3, fEleEle1.pri, whole genome shotgun sequence DNA encoding:
- the nsl1 gene encoding kinetochore-associated protein NSL1 homolog, yielding MEDFDRITALQANKDEGFKVNVKSKRVVVYQLAKYKHLFKNLLDGQSQLRDEDKNKLLGEVLTNFQLAVQENIVVDGFSWEEAPEEDGEDCELSALDDLLDEKIIQTTWKRSIYPKKILPYVVRCLKAERKLMDLFQNGMKPQEVKRDAVQDAIMNNVSVTAPKLFKQASTVMKSLKALQQTAEGLQQVLNTQFSAHTLEAYREVVGTTSSQACPSLCQGQTAHRHTIKRAVSETEYSMDYVPTPKAPATSAEHD